The proteins below are encoded in one region of Micromonospora sp. DSM 45708:
- a CDS encoding TatD family hydrolase — protein sequence MLAAMTEQTETRKQRAARRAGEFPPAPEPLPVPVPDSHTHLDITVGEYGTPPGGPTGGDPVAAAVAVAAAVGVDRLVQVGVDVASSEWGADVADRHAAVLATVALHPNEAPRLADLDEALRRIETLAGRDRVRGVGETGMDFFRTGEAGRATQEESFRAHIAIAKRHGKTLVVHDRDAHADVLRILDDEGAPDTVVMHCFSGDADFARECVRRGHLLSFAGTVTFGSAAALREAAAVTPAGQMLVETDAPYLTPMPYRGRPNASYLIPLTVRFLADTTGTDLETLCAALSTNGERAFGPWG from the coding sequence ATGCTGGCCGCGATGACCGAGCAGACCGAGACCCGCAAGCAGCGCGCGGCCCGCCGGGCCGGCGAGTTCCCGCCCGCCCCCGAGCCGCTGCCCGTGCCCGTGCCGGACAGCCACACCCACCTCGACATCACCGTCGGCGAGTACGGCACGCCCCCGGGCGGACCCACCGGCGGCGACCCGGTCGCCGCCGCGGTCGCGGTCGCCGCCGCCGTCGGCGTGGACCGGCTCGTCCAGGTCGGCGTGGACGTCGCGTCGTCCGAGTGGGGCGCCGACGTCGCCGACCGGCACGCCGCGGTGCTGGCCACCGTGGCGCTGCACCCCAACGAGGCGCCCCGCCTCGCCGACCTGGACGAGGCGCTGCGCCGGATCGAGACGCTGGCCGGACGGGACCGGGTCCGCGGCGTCGGCGAGACCGGGATGGACTTCTTCCGCACCGGCGAGGCCGGTCGGGCCACGCAGGAGGAGAGCTTCCGGGCGCACATCGCCATCGCCAAGCGCCACGGCAAGACGCTCGTCGTCCACGACCGCGACGCGCACGCCGACGTGCTGCGCATCCTCGACGACGAGGGCGCCCCGGACACCGTGGTGATGCACTGCTTCTCCGGCGACGCCGACTTCGCCCGCGAGTGCGTCCGCCGGGGCCACCTGCTCAGCTTCGCCGGCACTGTCACGTTCGGCAGCGCCGCCGCGCTGCGCGAGGCCGCCGCCGTCACCCCGGCCGGGCAGATGCTGGTGGAGACCGACGCGCCGTACCTGACGCCGATGCCGTACCGGGGCCGGCCGAACGCGTCGTACCTGATCCCGCTGACGGTCCGGTTCCTGGCCGACACCACCGGCACCGACCTGGAGACGCTCTGCGCCGCGCTCTCCACCAACGGTGAGCGCGCGTTCGGCCCGTGGGGTTGA
- a CDS encoding alpha/beta fold hydrolase, producing MPFVTVGTENSAPIDLYYEDHGSGQPIVLIHGFPFNGATWEKMSGPLLAAGYRVITYDRRGFGSSAQPAFGYDYDTFAADLDVLMTELDLRNAILVGHSMGTGEVTRYLGAYGSDRVSRAVVMAPLAPFLLKTADNPEGVEKSLFDGFQQAIIQDRFAYLTQFCDAFFNASENRGKLVSDEAYHAHWQIGAQASAKGTHDSVDAWQTDFRGDLPNIKVPVLIIQGDKDNVLPYPKTGQRLVNMLPDAKLVTLKGAPHGTPWTHPTEVNNAIMEFIGKPSMARA from the coding sequence ATGCCTTTCGTCACCGTCGGTACGGAGAACTCCGCACCTATCGACCTGTACTACGAGGATCACGGTTCCGGTCAGCCGATCGTGCTGATCCACGGTTTCCCGTTCAACGGGGCGACCTGGGAGAAGATGAGCGGTCCGCTGCTCGCCGCCGGATATCGGGTGATCACGTACGACCGGCGCGGGTTCGGCAGTTCCGCCCAGCCGGCGTTCGGCTACGACTACGACACGTTCGCCGCCGATCTCGACGTGCTGATGACCGAGTTGGACCTGCGGAACGCGATCCTGGTCGGGCACTCGATGGGCACCGGCGAGGTCACCCGCTACCTGGGCGCGTACGGCTCGGACCGGGTGTCGCGGGCGGTGGTGATGGCGCCGTTGGCGCCGTTCCTGCTGAAGACCGCCGACAACCCGGAGGGTGTCGAGAAGAGCCTGTTCGACGGGTTCCAGCAGGCGATCATCCAGGACCGGTTCGCCTACCTGACGCAGTTCTGCGACGCGTTCTTCAACGCCAGCGAGAACAGGGGCAAGCTGGTCAGCGACGAGGCGTACCACGCGCACTGGCAGATCGGCGCGCAGGCGTCGGCCAAGGGCACCCACGACTCGGTGGACGCCTGGCAGACCGACTTCCGCGGCGACCTGCCGAACATCAAGGTGCCGGTGCTGATCATCCAGGGCGACAAGGACAACGTGCTGCCGTACCCGAAGACGGGTCAGCGGCTGGTGAACATGCTGCCCGACGCCAAGCTGGTCACGCTGAAGGGCGCGCCGCACGGCACCCCGTGGACGCACCCGACCGAGGTCAACAACGCGATCATGGAGTTCATCGGCAAGCCGAGCATGGCCCGGGCCTGA
- the metG gene encoding methionine--tRNA ligase, with protein MSHVLAAVAWPYANGPRHIGHVSGFGVPSDVFARYMRMAGHDVLMVSGTDEHGTPIQVQADAEGVTPRELADRYNRVIAEDLRALGLSYDLFTRTTTRNHYAVVQELFAGLHRNGYIVPKVTTGAISPSTGRTLPDRYIEGTCPICGYDSARGDQCDNCGNQLDPIDLINPKSKINGETPEFVETEHFFLDLPALADALRQWLDTREGWRPNVLRFSRNLLDDLQPRAITRDLEWGVPIPLDGWQDRTDKRIYVWFDAVIGYLSASIEWARRTGDPEAWRKWWSADAEGKDALGYYFMGKDNIVFHSVIWPALLGGYSGAGARDGEPGALGRLNLPTEVVSSEYLTMEGRKFSSSRKVVIYVRDFLERYDADALRYFIAVAGPESNDTDFTWAEFLRRNNDELVAGWGNLVNRSVSMAAKNFGAIPPVDPAGLTDADRTLLDVAKAGFATVGDLIARHRQKQAIGEAMKVVAEANKYLSEQAPWKLKGDDDKPRMGTILHVALQVVADANTLLTPFLPHSAQKIHELLGGTGTHAPMPVIEEVEDLDGGPAYPVLTGDYTVGARWESVPLEVGRPLAAPKPVFRKLDPSIVDEELARLAG; from the coding sequence ATGAGTCACGTTCTCGCCGCGGTCGCCTGGCCCTACGCCAACGGCCCGCGCCACATCGGCCACGTATCCGGATTCGGCGTTCCCTCCGACGTCTTCGCCCGGTACATGCGGATGGCCGGTCACGACGTGCTCATGGTCTCCGGCACCGACGAGCACGGCACCCCCATCCAGGTGCAGGCCGACGCCGAAGGGGTCACCCCGCGCGAGCTGGCCGACCGCTACAACCGGGTGATCGCCGAGGACCTCCGGGCGCTCGGCCTGTCGTACGACCTGTTCACCCGCACCACCACCCGTAACCACTACGCGGTGGTGCAGGAGTTGTTCGCCGGGCTGCACCGCAACGGCTACATCGTCCCGAAGGTCACCACCGGGGCAATCTCCCCGTCCACCGGTCGCACCCTGCCGGACCGCTACATCGAGGGCACCTGCCCGATCTGCGGCTACGACAGCGCGCGCGGCGACCAGTGCGACAACTGCGGCAACCAGCTCGACCCGATCGACCTGATCAACCCGAAGTCGAAGATCAACGGCGAGACGCCGGAATTCGTGGAGACCGAGCACTTCTTCCTCGACCTGCCCGCCCTCGCCGACGCGCTGCGGCAGTGGCTGGACACCCGCGAGGGCTGGCGGCCCAACGTGCTGCGGTTCTCCCGCAACCTGCTCGACGACCTCCAGCCCCGGGCCATCACCCGGGACCTGGAATGGGGCGTGCCGATCCCGCTCGACGGCTGGCAGGACCGCACCGACAAGCGGATCTACGTCTGGTTCGACGCGGTCATCGGCTACCTGTCCGCCTCGATCGAGTGGGCCCGCCGCACCGGCGACCCGGAGGCGTGGCGGAAGTGGTGGTCGGCCGACGCCGAGGGGAAGGACGCGCTCGGCTACTACTTCATGGGCAAGGACAACATCGTCTTCCACTCGGTGATCTGGCCGGCGCTGCTCGGCGGCTACTCCGGCGCCGGCGCCCGCGACGGCGAGCCCGGCGCGCTGGGCCGGCTCAACCTGCCCACCGAGGTCGTCTCCAGCGAGTACCTCACCATGGAGGGGCGCAAGTTCTCCTCCTCCCGCAAGGTCGTCATCTACGTGCGGGACTTCCTGGAGCGGTACGACGCCGACGCGCTGCGCTACTTCATCGCCGTCGCCGGCCCGGAGAGCAACGACACGGACTTCACCTGGGCGGAGTTCCTCCGCCGCAACAACGACGAGCTGGTCGCCGGCTGGGGCAACCTGGTCAACCGGTCCGTCTCGATGGCGGCGAAGAACTTCGGCGCGATCCCGCCGGTCGACCCCGCCGGGCTCACCGACGCCGACCGGACGCTGCTCGACGTTGCGAAGGCCGGCTTCGCCACCGTCGGCGACCTGATCGCCCGGCACCGGCAGAAGCAGGCCATCGGCGAGGCCATGAAGGTGGTCGCCGAGGCCAACAAATACCTCTCCGAGCAGGCGCCGTGGAAGCTCAAGGGCGACGACGACAAGCCGCGGATGGGCACCATCCTGCACGTCGCCCTCCAGGTGGTCGCCGACGCCAACACGCTGCTCACCCCGTTCCTGCCGCACTCCGCCCAGAAGATCCACGAGCTGCTCGGCGGCACCGGCACGCACGCGCCGATGCCGGTGATCGAGGAGGTCGAGGACCTCGACGGCGGCCCGGCGTACCCGGTGCTGACCGGCGACTACACGGTCGGGGCGCGCTGGGAGTCCGTACCCCTGGAAGTGGGCCGGCCGCTCGCGGCGCCCAAGCCGGTGTTCCGCAAGCTCGACCCGTCCATCGTCGACGAGGAGCTGGCCCGCCTCGCCGGCTGA
- the rsmI gene encoding 16S rRNA (cytidine(1402)-2'-O)-methyltransferase: MGEMSEVGRLVLLGAPLGNPADASARFREVLATADVVAAEDTRRLTRLARDLDVTVPGRIVSYFEGNEERRTPELAEVLTAGYTIALVTDGGMPSVSDPGYRLVRAALEAGVPVTAAPGPSAVTTALALSGLPCDRFCFEGFLPRTPGARRSRLRALAGEERTLVLFEATHRIAGALADLAEAFGPDRPAALCRELTKTYEEVVRRPLGELAEWAAAGDVRGEITLVVAGAPPAPAVRPDDDTLRAAVAEREAAGTSRRDAITEVATAYGLRRREVYAVVHR; encoded by the coding sequence ATGGGGGAAATGTCCGAGGTAGGACGCTTGGTGCTGCTCGGCGCGCCACTGGGCAACCCGGCCGACGCGTCCGCCCGGTTCCGCGAGGTGCTCGCCACCGCCGACGTGGTCGCCGCCGAGGACACCCGGCGGCTCACCCGGCTGGCCCGCGACCTCGACGTCACCGTGCCCGGCCGGATCGTCTCCTACTTCGAGGGCAACGAGGAGCGGCGAACCCCGGAACTGGCCGAGGTGCTCACCGCCGGCTACACCATCGCGCTGGTCACCGACGGCGGCATGCCGAGCGTCTCCGACCCCGGCTACCGGCTGGTCCGGGCCGCGCTGGAGGCCGGCGTCCCGGTCACCGCCGCCCCCGGCCCGAGCGCGGTCACCACCGCGCTGGCCCTCTCCGGCCTGCCCTGCGACCGGTTCTGCTTCGAGGGCTTCCTGCCCCGCACCCCCGGCGCCCGCCGCAGCCGGCTGCGCGCGCTGGCCGGTGAGGAACGCACGCTGGTGCTCTTCGAGGCGACCCACCGGATCGCCGGGGCGCTGGCCGACCTCGCCGAGGCGTTCGGCCCGGACCGGCCCGCCGCGCTCTGCCGCGAGCTGACCAAGACCTACGAGGAAGTGGTCCGCCGGCCGCTCGGCGAGCTGGCCGAGTGGGCCGCCGCGGGCGACGTGCGCGGCGAGATCACGCTGGTGGTGGCCGGCGCGCCGCCGGCCCCGGCGGTCCGCCCCGACGACGACACGCTGCGCGCCGCGGTGGCCGAGCGCGAGGCGGCCGGAACGTCCCGGCGGGACGCGATCACCGAGGTCGCGACCGCGTACGGGCTGCGTCGCCGCGAGGTCTACGCCGTCGTGCACCGCTGA
- a CDS encoding dolichyl-phosphate-mannose--protein mannosyltransferase: MTSASTAQEPSTTDRAAGSPGDDGGGGGIPAAVRRRLATVDDHLGRGQAWLATAVVVAIAAILRFVGLSHPSGKVFDETYYAKDAYGLIDRGVEWNYKDNGPSYVVHPPLGKWLIGIGEWAFGYQDAETNISVPGHLMTTAPEFGWRFGAAICGTLSVLLLVRIGRRMFRSTTLGCAAGLLLALDGFHLVLSRTAILDIFLLLFVLAAFGALVLDRDARRRRWARALEAGLDPTARGRAGRPASGWRNWPWWRLLAGVLLGCACAVKWSGLYFVPAFALLVLLWEVGVRRSAGVRHPWRDAVLDELPWLLAAGVLMVVTYVATWSGWLLSDDGYYRLAARYPNVEGLSDTPVIGALINLWEYHKAAYGFHTQLDDPHKYQSWPWQWLLLGRPVAFSWSGDGNCGAPSCASEVLLLGTPLLWWSFLPALVATVWLGLARRDWRAGAILLSVAAGLLPWFWFALDGRTMFSFYAAPAVPFLVLAVVYVLGAIATPAPVTGTAAPPTEEQTSDRRLVGGIIAGAYVLLVALCFGYFYPIFVGRLLPYADWSARMWLDGRWI, from the coding sequence GTGACGAGTGCCTCGACAGCACAGGAGCCCTCCACCACCGACCGGGCCGCCGGCTCACCGGGCGACGACGGCGGCGGGGGTGGGATCCCGGCCGCGGTCCGACGCCGGCTCGCCACCGTCGACGACCACCTGGGGCGGGGGCAGGCGTGGCTGGCCACGGCCGTGGTGGTGGCGATCGCCGCGATCCTGCGCTTCGTCGGGCTCAGCCACCCGTCCGGCAAGGTCTTCGACGAGACCTACTACGCCAAGGACGCGTACGGGCTCATCGACCGTGGCGTCGAGTGGAACTACAAGGACAACGGCCCGTCGTACGTGGTCCACCCGCCGCTGGGCAAGTGGCTGATCGGGATCGGCGAGTGGGCCTTCGGCTACCAGGACGCCGAGACCAACATCTCGGTGCCCGGGCACCTGATGACCACCGCCCCGGAGTTCGGCTGGCGTTTCGGCGCCGCGATCTGCGGCACGCTGTCGGTGCTGCTGCTGGTGCGCATCGGCCGGCGGATGTTCCGCTCCACCACGCTCGGCTGCGCGGCGGGTCTGCTGCTCGCGCTGGACGGTTTCCACCTGGTGCTGTCCCGCACCGCCATCCTCGACATCTTCCTGCTGCTGTTCGTGCTGGCCGCGTTCGGCGCGCTGGTGCTCGACCGGGACGCCCGGCGGCGACGCTGGGCACGGGCGCTGGAGGCGGGGCTCGACCCGACGGCACGGGGGCGGGCCGGCCGACCGGCGTCGGGCTGGCGGAACTGGCCGTGGTGGCGGCTGCTCGCCGGCGTGCTGCTGGGCTGCGCCTGCGCGGTGAAGTGGAGCGGGCTCTACTTCGTGCCGGCGTTCGCGCTGCTGGTGCTGCTCTGGGAGGTCGGGGTCCGCCGGTCGGCCGGGGTCCGCCACCCGTGGCGGGACGCCGTCCTCGACGAGTTGCCCTGGCTGCTCGCGGCCGGCGTGCTGATGGTGGTGACGTACGTGGCCACCTGGTCGGGCTGGCTGCTGAGCGACGACGGCTACTACCGCCTGGCCGCCCGCTACCCGAACGTCGAGGGCCTGAGCGACACGCCTGTGATCGGCGCGCTGATCAACCTGTGGGAATACCACAAGGCGGCGTATGGCTTCCACACCCAGCTCGACGACCCGCACAAGTACCAGTCCTGGCCGTGGCAGTGGCTGCTGCTGGGCCGGCCGGTGGCGTTCTCCTGGTCCGGCGACGGCAACTGCGGTGCGCCGAGCTGCGCCTCCGAGGTGCTGCTGCTGGGCACCCCGCTGCTCTGGTGGTCGTTCCTGCCGGCGCTGGTCGCGACCGTCTGGCTGGGCCTGGCCCGGCGGGACTGGCGGGCCGGGGCGATCCTGCTGAGCGTGGCCGCCGGGCTGCTGCCCTGGTTCTGGTTCGCCCTCGACGGCCGGACGATGTTCTCGTTCTACGCCGCGCCGGCGGTGCCGTTCCTGGTGCTCGCCGTGGTCTACGTGCTGGGCGCGATCGCCACCCCCGCGCCGGTCACCGGCACGGCCGCGCCGCCGACCGAGGAGCAGACCAGTGACCGCCGTCTGGTCGGCGGCATCATCGCGGGCGCCTACGTGCTGCTGGTCGCGCTCTGTTTCGGCTACTTCTATCCGATCTTCGTGGGCAGGCTGCTGCCGTACGCGGACTGGTCCGCCCGGATGTGGCTGGACGGTCGCTGGATCTGA
- a CDS encoding VWA domain-containing protein encodes MINKRRSTAVLWGLLAATALIGPSPAGADDDTTEPAAEPPKVELVLDVSGSMRARDIDGRSRISVAQQAFNEVVDGLPDETQLGIRVLGATYRGKDKKQGCRDTQQIVPVGPVDRTAAKAAVAGLRPTGFTPVGLALRSAAQDLGTGSTARRIVLITDGEDTCAPPDPCEVARELAAQGTRLVVDTLGLAPDEKVRRQLLCIAGATGGTYTAAQSADELTGRIKQLVDRARDTYTVTPAVVDGAAACAGAPLLAPGVYTDREAFSEHRWYRVPVRPGQELRASVSVALDRPVNPDYGVLLRATAPDGRELVRGVDAGSGRTDVVSAGLRWSAAAEEEDAASPTPTPSGTQAARTVCLVVSNSFAARAGTRAEPGMPVELTVDVVAASPAPDGPDLGRGWALLLLLTLVGLVTGLAAGLLTRWWVATWREN; translated from the coding sequence GTGATCAACAAGAGACGATCGACGGCCGTCCTGTGGGGACTGCTGGCGGCGACCGCGCTGATCGGTCCGAGCCCCGCCGGGGCCGACGACGACACCACCGAACCCGCCGCCGAGCCGCCCAAGGTCGAGCTGGTGCTCGACGTCAGCGGCTCGATGCGGGCCCGCGACATCGACGGGCGTAGCCGGATCAGCGTCGCCCAGCAGGCGTTCAACGAGGTGGTCGACGGCCTGCCCGACGAGACACAACTCGGCATCCGGGTGCTCGGCGCCACCTACCGCGGCAAGGACAAGAAGCAGGGCTGCCGGGACACCCAGCAGATCGTGCCGGTCGGCCCGGTGGACCGGACCGCGGCCAAGGCCGCCGTCGCCGGCCTGCGCCCCACCGGTTTCACCCCGGTCGGGCTGGCGCTGCGCTCCGCCGCGCAGGACCTGGGCACCGGCAGCACCGCCCGCCGGATCGTGCTGATCACCGACGGCGAGGACACCTGCGCCCCGCCCGACCCGTGCGAGGTGGCCCGCGAACTGGCCGCGCAGGGCACCCGGCTGGTGGTCGACACGCTCGGCCTCGCCCCCGACGAGAAGGTACGCCGGCAGTTGCTCTGCATCGCCGGCGCCACCGGCGGCACCTACACCGCGGCGCAGAGCGCCGACGAGCTGACCGGCCGGATCAAGCAGCTCGTCGACCGGGCCCGCGACACGTACACGGTCACCCCGGCGGTGGTCGACGGCGCGGCGGCCTGCGCGGGTGCGCCGCTGCTCGCGCCCGGCGTCTACACCGACCGCGAGGCGTTCTCCGAGCACCGCTGGTACCGGGTGCCGGTGCGTCCCGGGCAGGAGCTGCGCGCCTCGGTCAGCGTCGCGCTGGACCGCCCGGTGAACCCGGACTACGGCGTGCTGCTGCGGGCCACCGCGCCGGACGGGCGGGAACTGGTGCGCGGCGTCGACGCCGGCAGCGGGCGTACCGACGTGGTCTCGGCCGGCCTGCGCTGGTCGGCCGCCGCCGAGGAGGAGGACGCGGCGAGCCCGACGCCGACCCCGAGCGGGACGCAGGCGGCCCGGACCGTCTGCCTGGTGGTCAGCAACTCGTTCGCGGCCCGCGCCGGCACCCGCGCCGAACCGGGCATGCCGGTGGAGCTGACCGTGGACGTGGTCGCCGCCTCCCCCGCCCCGGACGGGCCGGACCTGGGCCGCGGCTGGGCCCTGCTGCTCCTGCTCACCCTGGTCGGGCTCGTCACCGGCCTGGCCGCCGGGCTGCTCACCCGCTGGTGGGTCGCCACCTGGAGGGAGAACTGA
- a CDS encoding peptidase, whose amino-acid sequence MRTLIRVAAATAAVGLALVPGAALAAPSPSPGATTVTKAGTSFLTATTITAGQPVRVGASTGDHLYWSFRAEAGQVHEVGVTVTFGKPRTGASTWTVDVFDGLRRRQACTAGAQTPTVDAAATGVTLGCTLRRVRPWAEPWSGDPLPGTYYVRLSVTDLPEPDLGLPIEVDLLAGATDSGGASGDDGELAAPLVPNTRAGTVLAAEPTPEPAAEEETDLTGWLPEAGSRWVWTSVGGVLAAVAGVVGFALTRRPRRR is encoded by the coding sequence ATGCGTACCCTCATCCGCGTCGCCGCGGCGACCGCCGCCGTGGGCCTCGCGCTCGTGCCCGGTGCGGCCCTCGCCGCGCCGAGCCCGTCCCCGGGCGCGACCACCGTGACCAAGGCCGGCACCTCGTTCCTCACCGCCACCACCATCACCGCCGGCCAGCCGGTACGGGTGGGCGCCTCGACCGGCGACCACCTGTACTGGTCGTTCCGGGCCGAGGCCGGGCAGGTGCACGAGGTCGGCGTCACGGTCACCTTTGGAAAGCCGCGCACCGGCGCGTCCACCTGGACCGTCGACGTCTTCGACGGGCTGCGCCGCCGGCAGGCGTGCACGGCCGGCGCGCAGACCCCCACCGTGGACGCGGCGGCGACCGGCGTGACGCTCGGCTGCACGCTGCGCCGGGTGCGGCCGTGGGCCGAGCCGTGGTCCGGCGACCCGCTGCCCGGCACCTACTACGTCCGGCTCTCCGTCACCGACCTGCCCGAACCCGACCTGGGCCTGCCGATCGAGGTGGACCTGCTGGCCGGCGCGACCGACTCCGGCGGCGCGTCCGGTGACGACGGTGAGCTGGCGGCGCCGCTGGTGCCGAACACCCGGGCCGGGACGGTGCTGGCCGCCGAGCCGACGCCGGAGCCGGCCGCCGAGGAGGAGACCGACCTGACCGGCTGGCTGCCCGAAGCCGGCTCGCGCTGGGTGTGGACCAGCGTGGGCGGGGTGCTCGCCGCCGTGGCCGGCGTGGTCGGCTTCGCCCTCACCCGGCGGCCCCGCCGCCGCTGA
- a CDS encoding 4'-phosphopantetheinyl transferase family protein, translating to MRDLLPSTVAVAVAGPAEWSGTLLPAERAALGDRAVPSRRRDFTAGRMCARRALAALGLPVTPLPAGADRAPVWPAGVVGAITHTRDYCAAAVARAADLRAVGIDAERHHPLTPGVRRKVCRPDEEADLARLPSGPSWPTVLFSAKETVYKVWYPLVGTWLGFPDARVTLDPDAGTFHVEIAPARLAAAPVPDPPSSMTGRFAVDDDLIRTAAVLARR from the coding sequence GTGCGTGACCTGTTGCCGTCCACCGTGGCGGTGGCGGTGGCCGGCCCGGCCGAGTGGTCCGGCACGTTGCTGCCGGCCGAGCGGGCCGCCCTGGGCGACCGCGCGGTGCCCAGCCGCCGGCGCGACTTCACCGCCGGCCGGATGTGCGCCCGCCGGGCGCTCGCCGCGCTCGGCCTGCCGGTCACGCCGCTGCCCGCCGGCGCGGACCGCGCCCCGGTCTGGCCGGCCGGCGTCGTCGGGGCGATCACCCACACCCGGGACTACTGCGCCGCCGCCGTCGCCCGCGCCGCCGACCTGCGCGCGGTCGGCATCGACGCCGAGCGGCACCACCCGCTCACCCCGGGGGTACGCCGGAAGGTGTGCCGCCCCGACGAGGAGGCGGACCTGGCCCGGCTGCCGTCCGGGCCCTCCTGGCCGACCGTGCTGTTCAGCGCCAAGGAGACCGTCTACAAGGTCTGGTACCCGCTCGTCGGCACCTGGCTGGGCTTCCCGGACGCACGGGTCACGCTCGACCCCGACGCGGGCACGTTCCACGTGGAGATCGCGCCGGCCCGGCTCGCCGCCGCCCCGGTGCCCGATCCGCCGTCGTCGATGACCGGACGGTTCGCGGTGGACGACGACCTGATCCGCACCGCCGCCGTCCTGGCACGTCGGTGA
- a CDS encoding DUF4352 domain-containing protein: MSHPQPPPGSQDPDQQPQEPPTQAFPTAPMPPVSGPPSTPDAPTAPISGAPHPPVSGPPQPPAPPTQAFPPAPATEAFPSQPVSGAPQPPTQAFPPAPPTEAIPPAPPTEAFPPTPPTQTYPPAPSPQTFPPPPSTEAFPPAPPTSGAPYPPGGAYPQAGGYPQAGGYPQGGGYPQAEGYPQAGGAYPQAGGYPPPGGAQPPYPPTSGAAYPPPGQYPPPGGEAYGAPGPYPPPPGQPFGPPAKKSSRNVWLTVGIVVVVLLLLCCGGGAFALYSGAKKTKEAIDTLPTPGISYSNPADPTPPTGDPSVTTPQPGTTDDETFNMPAGDKLIVNDDDGTVEITVGNFRTKDAACREYASGPKNGTFLIADVSAEVTKGTGSINPFFFTWKGADGTEESGIAGAFSGCGKLMTSGNNLPAGSKRSGQLVFDVKDRNGVVEYEHHLRTAGSWKP, translated from the coding sequence GTGAGCCACCCTCAGCCTCCGCCCGGGTCGCAGGACCCGGACCAGCAGCCGCAGGAACCGCCGACGCAGGCGTTCCCCACCGCGCCGATGCCTCCGGTGTCCGGCCCGCCGTCGACCCCGGACGCGCCGACGGCTCCCATCTCGGGCGCGCCGCACCCGCCGGTTTCCGGCCCGCCCCAGCCGCCGGCCCCGCCGACGCAGGCGTTCCCGCCGGCCCCGGCCACCGAGGCGTTCCCGTCCCAGCCGGTCTCCGGCGCGCCCCAGCCGCCGACCCAGGCGTTCCCCCCGGCGCCGCCGACCGAGGCGATCCCGCCGGCCCCGCCGACCGAGGCGTTCCCGCCGACGCCACCGACGCAGACCTACCCGCCGGCGCCGTCGCCCCAGACGTTCCCGCCGCCACCGTCCACCGAGGCGTTCCCGCCGGCGCCACCGACGTCGGGCGCGCCGTATCCACCGGGCGGGGCGTACCCGCAGGCGGGCGGCTACCCGCAGGCCGGCGGCTACCCGCAGGGGGGCGGCTACCCGCAGGCGGAGGGCTACCCGCAGGCTGGTGGCGCGTATCCGCAGGCTGGTGGCTACCCGCCGCCGGGCGGTGCGCAGCCGCCGTATCCGCCCACGTCGGGCGCGGCCTACCCGCCGCCCGGGCAGTACCCGCCGCCGGGTGGTGAGGCGTACGGGGCACCCGGGCCGTACCCGCCGCCACCGGGGCAGCCGTTCGGGCCGCCGGCGAAGAAGTCCAGCCGGAACGTCTGGCTCACCGTCGGCATCGTGGTGGTGGTCCTGCTGCTGCTCTGCTGCGGCGGTGGCGCCTTCGCGCTCTACAGCGGCGCGAAGAAGACCAAGGAAGCGATCGACACGCTGCCCACCCCGGGCATCAGCTACAGCAACCCGGCCGACCCCACGCCGCCGACCGGTGACCCGTCCGTCACCACGCCGCAGCCGGGCACGACCGACGACGAGACGTTCAACATGCCCGCCGGCGACAAGCTGATCGTCAACGACGACGACGGCACGGTGGAGATCACGGTCGGCAACTTCCGGACCAAGGACGCGGCCTGCCGGGAGTACGCGTCCGGCCCGAAGAACGGCACGTTCCTGATCGCCGACGTGTCCGCCGAGGTCACCAAGGGCACCGGCTCGATCAACCCGTTCTTCTTCACCTGGAAGGGCGCGGACGGCACCGAGGAGAGCGGCATCGCCGGCGCGTTCTCCGGCTGCGGCAAGCTGATGACCTCCGGCAACAACCTGCCGGCCGGCTCCAAGCGCAGCGGCCAGCTCGTCTTCGACGTCAAGGACCGCAACGGCGTCGTCGAGTACGAGCACCACCTGCGTACCGCCGGGTCCTGGAAGCCCTGA